The proteins below come from a single Ignavibacteriales bacterium genomic window:
- a CDS encoding ATP-binding cassette domain-containing protein — protein MLKNASISIHQDDRIGLIGNNGSGKTTLLRIIAAVMEPDSGSVERRRAMILGYLSQDFQLDQTKTVYDNIVEGAHDVIDILREYESLPYTSDRRHLLEEQIHHRDGWNLENRIQTAMHSLNVPERSRGIQTLSGGEKRRVALCKAIISRPDLLILDEPTNHLDTQSIEWMESFLENYSGACLFVTHDRYFLDSIATRIVELSNGECYSHEGNYTDFLIDKAEREAQLETEERKRNRFLRRELDWVRRGPRARRTKAKSRLKSYFETLAEDGYEADAEVDLILPPAPPFGSRVLNLKNLGIELGGRQLFSGLNFNFERHRKLGIIGRNGLGKTTLLRIILGELQPGDGHTDLGDKTVFNYVDQSRLALNDKNTVLQEIGDGREWIMFGEERLTVWKYLRRFLFTDDRINTKVEKLSGGERSRLLLAKILMNGGNFLILDEPTNDLDLATLRVLEEALVAFEGCVIIVSHDRYFLNRVCNGILAFEGEGEVHFSEGDYDYYLEKRELRTAADVPADIPSKKQETTTKTQPKGLKWKEARELESIERGIVDAEAEVERLEAIFSEPDFYQKRGDQIAQLMGELETAKATVDRLYTRWNELEELKSNLS, from the coding sequence GTGTTAAAGAACGCGTCCATCAGCATTCATCAGGACGACAGGATCGGGCTCATCGGAAACAACGGCTCCGGAAAGACCACGCTCCTGAGGATCATCGCCGCGGTGATGGAGCCTGATTCAGGATCCGTCGAACGCCGGCGCGCAATGATCCTTGGGTATTTGTCCCAGGATTTTCAGCTCGATCAGACGAAAACGGTGTACGACAATATTGTGGAGGGGGCTCACGACGTCATCGACATCCTGAGAGAATATGAATCTCTCCCCTACACCTCTGACCGGCGTCACCTCCTCGAAGAGCAGATCCATCATCGGGACGGATGGAATCTCGAGAACAGGATTCAGACCGCGATGCACTCCTTGAATGTACCGGAGCGGAGTCGCGGCATTCAGACTCTTTCCGGCGGCGAGAAACGCCGCGTCGCATTGTGCAAAGCGATCATCTCTCGTCCCGACCTGCTCATCCTCGATGAACCGACGAACCACCTCGACACACAATCCATCGAATGGATGGAGAGCTTCCTGGAGAACTATTCAGGCGCCTGCCTTTTCGTCACGCACGACAGATATTTCCTTGACTCGATCGCGACCAGAATTGTTGAACTCTCCAACGGGGAATGCTATTCACACGAAGGCAACTACACCGATTTCCTCATCGACAAAGCTGAACGCGAAGCTCAGCTCGAAACCGAGGAGAGGAAGCGGAACAGGTTTCTCCGGCGCGAACTCGATTGGGTCCGCCGCGGGCCGCGGGCCCGGCGCACAAAAGCAAAGAGCCGTCTCAAGAGTTATTTCGAGACACTTGCCGAAGACGGATACGAAGCTGACGCGGAAGTTGACCTGATTCTTCCCCCCGCCCCTCCGTTCGGATCAAGGGTCCTGAACCTGAAGAACCTGGGGATTGAGCTGGGAGGAAGACAACTGTTTTCTGGGTTGAATTTCAATTTCGAGAGGCACCGGAAACTCGGAATCATAGGCCGGAACGGGCTCGGCAAAACGACGCTGCTGCGGATCATCCTGGGAGAACTGCAGCCGGGTGACGGACATACGGACCTCGGAGACAAAACTGTCTTCAACTACGTCGACCAATCCCGGCTGGCGTTGAACGACAAGAACACGGTCCTTCAGGAAATCGGCGATGGACGCGAGTGGATCATGTTCGGCGAGGAGCGCCTCACCGTCTGGAAATACCTCCGGCGATTTCTCTTCACGGACGACAGGATCAACACCAAGGTAGAGAAACTCTCAGGCGGTGAGCGGAGCAGGCTTCTGCTCGCAAAGATCCTGATGAACGGGGGAAATTTTCTGATCCTGGATGAGCCGACGAATGATCTTGATTTGGCGACGCTCCGCGTCCTGGAGGAAGCCCTGGTCGCATTCGAGGGGTGTGTGATCATCGTGAGCCACGATCGGTACTTTCTGAACAGGGTCTGCAACGGGATTCTGGCGTTTGAAGGAGAGGGAGAAGTTCACTTCAGTGAGGGCGATTATGATTACTACCTCGAGAAGAGGGAACTCCGCACGGCCGCGGACGTGCCCGCGGACATCCCATCGAAGAAGCAGGAGACTACGACAAAGACTCAGCCGAAGGGTTTGAAGTGGAAGGAAGCGCGCGAGCTTGAATCTATCGAGCGCGGCATTGTGGATGCAGAAGCGGAAGTTGAGCGTCTTGAAGCGATTTTCTCCGAGCCGGATTTCTACCAGAAGCGCGGAGACCAAATTGCTCAACTAATGGGCGAACTCGAGACCGCGAAAGCAACCGTGGATCGTCTCTATACACGATGGAATGAACTCGAGGAATTGAAGTCCAACCTGAGCTGA
- the acpS gene encoding holo-ACP synthase yields MAAILGIGVDVVDVKRMKIVLDARGMPLMKKLFTESEIAYCSLKKNPHEHFAARFAAKEAVSKAMQTGWSGRFRWRDVEVVNNPSGAPKVVLHDFVGEQLVNCEVHLSLSHTENTVVAFAIIEKST; encoded by the coding sequence ATGGCAGCTATTCTGGGAATTGGTGTCGATGTGGTCGATGTGAAGAGGATGAAGATCGTTCTCGACGCACGCGGTATGCCGCTGATGAAGAAGTTGTTCACAGAATCAGAAATCGCGTACTGCTCTCTGAAGAAGAATCCGCATGAACACTTCGCGGCAAGGTTTGCCGCCAAGGAAGCGGTCAGCAAGGCGATGCAAACAGGCTGGAGCGGCCGGTTCCGATGGCGTGATGTCGAAGTGGTCAACAATCCCTCGGGAGCTCCGAAAGTGGTTCTCCACGATTTCGTGGGTGAGCAACTCGTGAACTGCGAAGTTCATCTCTCGCTTTCTCACACCGAAAACACCGTTGTGGCCTTTGCAATCATTGAGAAAAGCACATGA
- a CDS encoding PP2C family protein-serine/threonine phosphatase, with product MEKLQKLFPFLLLLVLSSLVIVQFFPSVHTYGGLRLPLDAQAIELRSRELLVRVGINTEGLTPQAQLKYNQALFREVEERYGVEKANELMRSSIPVHHWDVTWRKASVLSIAMNQSEDPSKQGERMTELIRGNVFMRLGTDGRLMEFERKIPDSVVLPGVSQEEARKLARAFVEEYGAQAAMISDTAQPASQKRIELKKRTDHEFVWNTRSPVLDNPISVTVLVAGSHVVHFEVRVDVPEQYKKSEIESASQAIVPIVYFLVVLLMVIVAFRRFRSFEIGFRLGTFIGVVAALALGVEIYLTMQSDKGWEILIPLILGPLFYGGGLVIVWAVGESVTRETWKEKLISFDLLSKGYVIHSRVGKNVVRGIALGCAAFAFTLVLTFLAGKITHLWFNRIEDSAIESFGSFASWVYLLGIGLSANAYKLAIIILFTVTFLRRRISSAVLLIGLGALILALTSRGDLSPVWLGMLIQLLAGAVSVWAFYRYDALAAFLSLYTFSVLQGVGGLLVAGNPTYTQSGLFVIAVLVLLVVGGLASQLRKREITDFDDIMPAFAKHITERQRLQQELEIARSVQMSFLPKANPNMAELDIASRCDPALEVGGDYYDFIHLPERRLGVVVGDVSGKGTQAAFYMTLTKGFVHALAEVSNSPSVVLTQVNKLFYENVDRGVFISMVYGVFDIQRHVLTLARAGHNPVIMRKTLANDVQVVNPMGLALGLDPGATFAKSIQEVSIPFQSGDLFVFYTDGFPEAMNKTLEEFGEERLCRTVENYAHGSAAQIMDGVFADMRQFVGKAKQHDDMTIVVVKVV from the coding sequence ATGGAAAAACTTCAGAAGCTCTTTCCGTTCCTGCTGCTTCTTGTACTTTCTTCACTCGTCATCGTCCAGTTCTTCCCAAGCGTTCACACGTACGGCGGACTGCGCCTTCCTCTGGATGCGCAGGCAATCGAACTGCGTTCGCGCGAACTCCTGGTCCGCGTAGGAATCAACACCGAAGGCCTAACCCCGCAGGCTCAGCTCAAATACAATCAGGCGCTGTTCAGGGAAGTAGAGGAGCGGTACGGTGTCGAAAAGGCGAATGAACTTATGCGGAGCTCGATCCCCGTGCATCATTGGGATGTGACGTGGAGAAAGGCGTCCGTGCTTTCGATCGCGATGAATCAAAGTGAAGACCCCTCCAAACAGGGTGAACGCATGACGGAGTTAATCCGGGGGAATGTGTTCATGAGGCTGGGCACCGACGGCCGACTCATGGAGTTTGAGCGAAAGATCCCAGACAGCGTCGTGCTCCCGGGCGTTTCCCAGGAAGAAGCGAGGAAGCTGGCGCGAGCGTTCGTGGAGGAGTATGGAGCGCAGGCAGCGATGATCTCCGACACAGCTCAACCAGCCTCTCAAAAACGGATAGAGCTGAAGAAACGCACCGATCATGAATTTGTCTGGAACACGCGGTCTCCCGTGCTCGACAACCCGATAAGTGTGACGGTTCTTGTCGCCGGCTCACATGTGGTCCACTTCGAGGTACGGGTTGACGTCCCAGAGCAGTATAAGAAATCCGAGATTGAATCGGCTTCCCAGGCAATCGTCCCCATCGTTTACTTCCTCGTTGTCCTCCTCATGGTGATCGTGGCGTTCCGCCGGTTTCGTTCGTTTGAAATCGGTTTCCGCCTCGGGACCTTCATTGGTGTTGTGGCGGCGCTCGCGCTTGGGGTGGAAATTTATCTGACCATGCAGTCAGACAAAGGGTGGGAGATCCTGATCCCGCTCATTCTTGGTCCGCTCTTCTATGGCGGGGGGTTGGTCATTGTCTGGGCCGTCGGAGAATCGGTGACCCGGGAAACGTGGAAGGAAAAACTCATTTCGTTTGACCTTCTCTCCAAAGGCTATGTAATCCATTCCAGGGTGGGAAAAAATGTCGTCCGGGGAATCGCGCTAGGGTGCGCGGCATTCGCATTCACGCTGGTGCTGACGTTTCTCGCTGGAAAGATCACGCATCTTTGGTTCAACCGCATTGAAGATTCGGCCATCGAGAGTTTCGGGTCGTTCGCGTCGTGGGTGTACCTGCTCGGAATCGGATTGAGCGCCAACGCATACAAGCTTGCGATCATCATTCTCTTCACGGTCACGTTTCTCCGGCGCAGAATCTCGTCGGCTGTTCTTCTCATCGGGCTTGGCGCTCTCATTCTTGCTCTGACCTCCCGTGGAGACCTCTCACCGGTCTGGCTTGGTATGCTCATCCAGCTTCTCGCCGGAGCTGTTTCAGTCTGGGCATTCTATCGCTATGATGCACTCGCGGCGTTTCTCTCCCTCTACACGTTTTCGGTACTCCAGGGTGTGGGTGGACTTCTCGTTGCCGGAAATCCAACCTATACGCAATCGGGACTGTTTGTCATCGCAGTTCTTGTGCTGCTTGTCGTCGGAGGCCTGGCGAGTCAGTTGCGGAAACGGGAAATCACGGACTTCGACGATATCATGCCGGCATTCGCGAAACACATCACGGAACGCCAGCGGCTGCAGCAGGAATTGGAAATTGCGCGCAGCGTGCAGATGAGTTTTCTCCCGAAGGCAAATCCGAACATGGCGGAGTTGGATATTGCTTCGCGTTGCGATCCGGCGCTGGAGGTGGGAGGGGACTACTATGATTTCATCCATTTACCTGAGAGACGCCTCGGAGTCGTTGTGGGGGATGTCTCCGGCAAGGGAACGCAGGCCGCGTTCTACATGACGCTCACGAAAGGCTTCGTCCATGCCCTTGCCGAGGTCTCCAATTCACCCTCAGTCGTCCTCACACAGGTCAACAAGCTCTTCTATGAAAACGTGGACCGGGGGGTATTTATCAGCATGGTCTATGGCGTGTTTGATATTCAACGACACGTCCTGACATTGGCCCGCGCCGGCCATAACCCGGTCATCATGCGCAAGACGCTCGCCAATGACGTCCAGGTTGTGAATCCTATGGGACTGGCGCTCGGCCTTGACCCGGGGGCGACATTTGCGAAGTCAATTCAGGAGGTTTCCATCCCTTTCCAATCCGGAGACCTTTTCGTATTCTATACTGACGGCTTCCCCGAGGCGATGAATAAGACGCTGGAAGAATTCGGGGAGGAGCGTCTCTGCCGCACGGTCGAGAACTATGCACACGGTTCGGCGGCGCAGATCATGGACGGCGTGTTCGCCGACATGCGGCAGTTTGTGGGAAAAGCAAAACAGCATGACGACATGACGATTGTGGTGGTCAAAGTCGTCTAA
- a CDS encoding M13 family metallopeptidase — MKQIHLSLFILILAALSISCQSKNASQKPDALAAHIDSTVTPGNDFFLFANGKWFKDNPIPASETSNGLWQLIQDTINAQIRNICESSSALTNAPKGSNKQKIGDFFFSGMDSVTLNKNGIADLRSDLDMIDGLKDVQGVVKAAAYIRTVSGSPLFSFSVGQDDRISSKNAVFIYQGGLSLPDRRYYFDTDAGAVKIRQKFVEHLNNMFVILGYDNARAKMAAGSLMKLETSLAKAARKREDTRDPIKNYNKMSFKQLASSTPGLDWAVFMAGSGLQNVDTVIVGQPEFLTALNGTLKTVPLADWKNYLKYHLVRGLARYMDDKTYLEAFSFYSTTLRGVKEPKPRWKRVVEQSDGSLGELIGQVYVDEYLPKGTKEKLQEIGNAIREAYAERIKALDWMSEATKAKALVKLNSIIMKVGYPDKWKDLSTLQTDRSSFVHNVMNANTWRHKYMISKFGKPVDRTEWGMEPQTYNAYYNPSNNEIVVPGCNIIVPGYERVLADDALLYSIIGGSTFGHEITHGFDDQGSKYDEMGNLNNWWTADDSAKFTAKTKMVVKQFNDYIAVDSLHINGELTQGENIADIGGIMMGYDAFKKTKQYKNKEIIAGLNPDQRFFLGYALAWMINERPESIANQVRSNEHSPAKFRVIGPLADMPEFYQTFGVKEGNAMWRPESLRVKIW; from the coding sequence ATGAAACAAATCCATCTTTCGTTGTTCATCCTCATTCTTGCGGCACTTTCAATTTCGTGCCAATCAAAGAACGCTTCACAGAAGCCCGACGCCCTGGCAGCACACATCGATTCCACGGTGACGCCCGGCAACGATTTTTTTCTCTTCGCAAACGGGAAATGGTTCAAGGACAATCCTATTCCGGCGAGCGAAACGAGCAACGGACTCTGGCAGCTCATTCAGGACACCATCAACGCTCAGATCCGCAACATCTGTGAGTCGTCTTCGGCATTGACGAATGCTCCGAAAGGAAGCAACAAGCAGAAGATCGGCGATTTCTTCTTCAGCGGAATGGATAGCGTGACACTCAACAAGAACGGAATCGCCGACCTGAGGAGCGATCTCGATATGATCGATGGCTTGAAGGATGTGCAGGGCGTGGTCAAAGCTGCTGCTTATATTCGTACTGTTTCGGGCTCTCCGTTGTTTTCCTTCAGTGTCGGACAGGATGACCGGATCAGCAGCAAGAACGCCGTGTTCATCTACCAGGGAGGGCTCAGTCTCCCGGACCGCCGGTACTATTTCGACACCGACGCCGGCGCGGTGAAGATTCGCCAGAAGTTTGTCGAGCACCTCAATAACATGTTCGTGATCCTCGGCTATGACAATGCCAGAGCGAAAATGGCCGCAGGCAGCCTGATGAAACTCGAAACCAGCCTTGCCAAGGCCGCCCGGAAGCGCGAGGACACGCGGGACCCGATCAAGAACTACAACAAGATGTCGTTCAAGCAGCTCGCCAGTTCGACACCCGGCCTGGATTGGGCCGTGTTCATGGCAGGCTCAGGATTGCAGAACGTCGACACCGTCATCGTCGGACAGCCGGAGTTTCTCACCGCCCTGAACGGGACGCTGAAAACCGTACCGCTCGCTGATTGGAAGAACTACCTCAAATACCATCTCGTACGCGGACTCGCCCGGTACATGGACGACAAGACCTACCTCGAGGCCTTCAGCTTCTACTCCACCACCCTCCGGGGCGTCAAAGAGCCGAAGCCGCGATGGAAACGCGTCGTGGAACAGTCCGACGGCTCGCTGGGTGAGCTCATTGGACAGGTCTATGTCGACGAGTACCTGCCGAAGGGAACGAAGGAAAAGCTCCAGGAAATCGGAAACGCCATCAGAGAAGCGTACGCCGAACGGATTAAAGCCCTCGACTGGATGAGCGAGGCGACAAAGGCGAAAGCCCTCGTGAAACTCAATTCCATCATTATGAAAGTCGGATATCCCGACAAATGGAAAGACCTGAGCACGCTCCAGACCGACCGCTCGTCGTTTGTCCACAACGTGATGAATGCGAACACATGGCGGCACAAGTATATGATTTCGAAGTTCGGCAAACCGGTCGACCGGACGGAATGGGGTATGGAACCTCAAACCTACAACGCGTACTACAACCCCTCCAACAACGAAATAGTCGTTCCGGGATGTAACATCATCGTGCCGGGCTATGAACGCGTGCTCGCGGACGATGCCCTGCTGTATTCCATCATCGGCGGGTCCACGTTTGGTCACGAGATCACGCATGGGTTCGACGATCAGGGGAGCAAGTATGATGAGATGGGGAATCTCAACAACTGGTGGACCGCCGACGACAGCGCAAAGTTCACAGCGAAGACCAAGATGGTTGTCAAACAGTTCAACGACTACATCGCCGTCGACAGCCTCCACATCAATGGAGAACTGACGCAAGGTGAAAATATTGCCGACATCGGCGGTATCATGATGGGATATGATGCGTTCAAAAAAACCAAGCAGTACAAAAACAAGGAGATCATCGCCGGGCTGAATCCGGATCAGCGCTTTTTCCTCGGGTACGCCCTCGCGTGGATGATCAATGAACGCCCGGAGTCGATCGCGAATCAGGTTCGAAGCAATGAACACTCCCCTGCGAAGTTCCGTGTCATTGGTCCGCTGGCCGATATGCCCGAGTTCTATCAGACGTTCGGAGTGAAAGAGGGGAATGCGATGTGGCGGCCTGAGAGTCTGAGAGTGAAGATCTGGTAA
- the tnpA gene encoding IS200/IS605 family transposase, whose translation MIELRQEVRLIGVVMANTYTQLYVHVVFAVKGRLGLIRKQWKEELHKYIAGIVRNQGQKLIGINSMPDHVHVLLGLRPDIALSELVRDIKANSSRFVNERRWVRGKFNWQEGFGAFTRSHEELERVIKYIENQEAHHSRKCFLDEYLQMLQDSHIEFDKKYVFEQTD comes from the coding sequence TTGATCGAGCTCCGTCAGGAGGTCAGACTGATTGGTGTCGTCATGGCCAATACATACACTCAACTATACGTACATGTAGTCTTTGCGGTCAAGGGAAGACTTGGTCTCATCCGGAAACAATGGAAGGAGGAATTGCATAAATACATCGCGGGTATTGTACGGAATCAGGGTCAGAAACTGATAGGCATCAATAGCATGCCTGACCACGTGCACGTGCTTCTTGGCTTGAGACCTGATATTGCACTCTCCGAGTTGGTTCGTGACATCAAGGCAAATTCGTCAAGATTTGTCAATGAACGACGATGGGTTCGAGGCAAATTCAATTGGCAAGAGGGCTTTGGGGCCTTCACCCGGTCACATGAAGAACTGGAGAGGGTGATCAAGTACATTGAGAATCAAGAAGCGCATCATTCAAGAAAGTGCTTCCTCGATGAATATCTCCAGATGCTCCAGGATTCTCACATTGAATTCGACAAGAAGTACGTTTTCGAACAAACCGACTAA
- a CDS encoding HAD-IA family hydrolase, protein MIKAVIFDLDNTLVDFMAMKNQAIDAAIHAMRDAGLGLSAEEIRKRIDAIYAERGIEFQSVFDQLLYDEFSKVDYKILASGIIAYRRAREAALVLYPHVYLTLIGLMKMNLKLAVVSDAPSREAWLRLCYLNLHHLFDAVVTFDDTKIRKPNPEPFVEALKRLGLRAEECLMIGDWAERDMVGAAQVGMKTIFARYGDTFGTIVSHADYEVDDITQVVDIVRQLNSRS, encoded by the coding sequence ATGATCAAAGCAGTTATCTTCGATCTCGACAACACGCTTGTGGACTTCATGGCGATGAAGAACCAGGCGATTGATGCGGCCATCCATGCGATGCGCGACGCCGGCCTCGGCCTGTCAGCCGAGGAGATACGAAAACGGATTGACGCCATTTATGCAGAGCGGGGCATCGAGTTTCAGAGCGTCTTCGATCAACTGCTGTACGACGAGTTCAGCAAGGTCGACTACAAGATCCTCGCGTCAGGCATCATCGCCTACCGGCGTGCACGTGAAGCGGCACTTGTACTGTACCCCCATGTGTACCTCACGCTGATCGGATTGATGAAGATGAATCTCAAACTGGCGGTCGTGTCGGACGCGCCGAGCAGGGAGGCGTGGTTGCGGCTGTGCTATCTGAACCTGCATCATCTCTTCGACGCGGTGGTCACCTTTGACGACACGAAAATACGCAAACCAAACCCGGAGCCGTTCGTGGAAGCGTTGAAGCGACTTGGCTTGCGGGCTGAAGAATGCCTGATGATCGGTGATTGGGCGGAACGCGACATGGTGGGAGCCGCGCAGGTCGGGATGAAAACCATCTTCGCACGGTATGGCGATACGTTCGGCACGATCGTGTCCCATGCGGATTATGAGGTCGACGACATCACGCAGGTGGTCGACATTGTCAGGCAATTGAATTCGAGGTCGTAA
- a CDS encoding LysE family transporter yields the protein MEYTLLLKGIIIGFALALPIGPIGILCIRKTAAEGHLSGMVVGFGAATADAVYGFIAAFGLTVISDALVTRQMWFRLIGGVFLIYLGLKTFLAKPVENARGTNGKGLLGSYVSTFFLTLTNPLSIIAFLGVFAGFGLRNYDLSIGSASTLIAGVFLGSSLWFFLLSYSITLFREKINATGLGWVNRISGLLIIMFGIIAIISFF from the coding sequence GTGGAATATACACTTCTTCTCAAAGGGATCATTATTGGCTTTGCACTGGCCCTCCCCATCGGCCCCATCGGCATCCTGTGCATTCGAAAGACAGCCGCCGAGGGACATCTTTCCGGTATGGTGGTTGGGTTTGGGGCGGCGACGGCAGACGCCGTGTACGGGTTCATCGCAGCCTTTGGCCTGACGGTTATTTCGGACGCTCTTGTAACAAGGCAGATGTGGTTCCGTCTTATAGGTGGAGTGTTCCTGATCTATCTTGGGCTCAAGACCTTTCTCGCGAAGCCGGTCGAGAACGCGCGGGGAACAAATGGCAAAGGGCTTCTGGGTTCCTATGTTTCGACTTTCTTCCTGACGCTCACGAATCCTCTTTCGATCATAGCGTTCCTGGGGGTCTTTGCCGGATTCGGGCTTCGCAACTACGATTTGAGCATTGGCTCTGCCTCGACGCTTATTGCAGGCGTATTTCTGGGTTCGTCGCTCTGGTTCTTTCTTCTGAGTTATAGTATCACCCTGTTTCGGGAAAAGATCAACGCCACAGGACTCGGGTGGGTCAATCGGATTTCCGGATTGCTCATCATCATGTTCGGTATCATCGCGATCATCAGCTTTTTCTAG
- the aroQ gene encoding type II 3-dehydroquinate dehydratase, protein MRILVVSGPNLNLLGKREPGVYGTVTLWDIETRLREKYPSVKFEFFQSNSEGALIDEIQKAIDGAFDGVVLNPGAYGHYSYALRDAVAALKTPVVEVHVSNVYAREEFRKHSVIAPVCKGVITGFGVMSYELAVHFLVNFKQ, encoded by the coding sequence ATGCGGATTCTCGTTGTGAGCGGACCGAATCTGAATCTTCTAGGAAAACGCGAACCCGGAGTGTACGGGACTGTGACTCTGTGGGATATCGAAACCCGCCTGAGAGAGAAGTACCCCTCCGTGAAGTTCGAGTTCTTTCAGTCCAACAGTGAAGGCGCGCTTATTGACGAGATCCAGAAGGCAATCGATGGCGCGTTTGACGGTGTGGTGCTCAACCCGGGCGCGTACGGTCACTATTCGTACGCTCTCCGAGATGCAGTCGCCGCCCTGAAGACTCCGGTCGTTGAAGTTCATGTTTCGAACGTCTACGCCCGGGAGGAATTCAGAAAGCACTCTGTCATAGCCCCCGTCTGCAAAGGTGTCATCACCGGTTTTGGCGTCATGAGCTATGAGCTCGCTGTTCATTTTCTCGTCAACTTCAAGCAATAG
- a CDS encoding NupC/NupG family nucleoside CNT transporter translates to MDFSSVGRGLLGLVFVIGIAFLFSPNKRAISWRLVGVGLGMQFVFALFVLKTDIGRQIFDAISKAFVRLFAFALNGAQFVFGSLATAPGDKGSLGFFFAFQVLPTIIFFASLMAILYHLGVMQRVVQGMAWVISKFMKASGAESLCVAAATFIGQTEAPLVIRPYIAKMTQSELYTVMTSGMAHIAGGVMIAYYTLLGVAYAKSYGMGLDASQIYFAGHLLAAVIMAAPATIVVAKMLFPETEEPLTMGTVKLKIEKTYSNVIEAAASGASDGVRLALNVGGMLIAFIAFIALINFLLGLLGDATGLGALCVAQFGKPLSLELLFGLIFQFVAFAIGVPWGDALNVGSLMGLKLVLNEFVAYSQMADVVAAHQLSEKAIVIATYALCGFANFSSIAIQIGGISPLAENRRSDIAKLGFRALLGGTIATWMTASIAGMFVS, encoded by the coding sequence ATGGATTTCTCATCGGTCGGACGCGGGCTTCTCGGACTCGTCTTTGTCATAGGCATCGCCTTTCTTTTCTCGCCCAACAAACGGGCCATCAGCTGGCGGCTGGTCGGTGTCGGCCTCGGAATGCAGTTTGTCTTCGCCCTTTTCGTCCTGAAAACAGACATTGGCAGACAGATCTTCGACGCCATCAGCAAGGCCTTTGTTCGGCTGTTTGCCTTCGCGCTGAACGGCGCTCAATTCGTGTTTGGTTCGTTGGCGACGGCTCCCGGGGACAAGGGAAGCCTCGGCTTTTTCTTTGCCTTCCAGGTGCTCCCGACAATCATTTTCTTCGCATCGCTGATGGCGATATTGTACCACCTCGGCGTTATGCAGCGCGTGGTGCAGGGAATGGCCTGGGTGATCTCGAAATTCATGAAGGCAAGCGGAGCAGAATCGCTCTGCGTCGCGGCAGCCACGTTCATCGGTCAGACGGAAGCACCGCTGGTCATCCGCCCATACATCGCCAAGATGACGCAGTCTGAACTCTATACCGTTATGACAAGCGGTATGGCCCACATCGCCGGGGGCGTGATGATCGCCTACTATACGCTTCTCGGCGTTGCCTATGCAAAATCGTATGGCATGGGGCTTGATGCATCACAGATCTACTTCGCCGGACACCTGCTCGCAGCAGTGATCATGGCCGCGCCGGCGACGATCGTTGTCGCGAAGATGCTCTTTCCGGAGACAGAAGAACCTCTCACGATGGGGACGGTGAAGCTGAAGATCGAGAAGACCTATTCAAACGTGATCGAAGCGGCAGCTTCCGGTGCCTCGGACGGTGTCCGGCTTGCACTGAACGTTGGCGGAATGCTGATCGCGTTCATCGCGTTTATCGCTCTCATCAATTTTCTGCTCGGACTCCTCGGCGATGCCACCGGTCTCGGTGCGCTCTGCGTGGCGCAGTTTGGAAAGCCTCTTTCACTCGAACTGTTGTTCGGACTGATCTTCCAGTTCGTCGCCTTCGCAATCGGCGTTCCGTGGGGCGATGCGCTCAATGTGGGAAGCCTGATGGGACTGAAGCTTGTCCTGAACGAGTTCGTTGCCTATTCACAGATGGCGGACGTCGTCGCGGCGCATCAGCTTTCTGAAAAAGCGATCGTCATTGCCACCTATGCGCTCTGCGGGTTTGCGAACTTCTCCTCGATAGCAATCCAGATCGGCGGAATCAGTCCGCTCGCGGAGAACAGGCGGAGCGACATCGCGAAACTCGGCTTCCGGGCGCTGCTGGGAGGCACCATTGCAACCTGGATGACGGCATCGATTGCAGGGATGTTTGTCAGTTGA
- a CDS encoding MerR family transcriptional regulator, whose amino-acid sequence MKHIGIKKLYYSISEVSTITGLEQYVLRYWESEFPQLKPAKNRAGNRIYTNKDIKLILYIKKLLRDERYTIEGAKKVLEEYVPESESVEQLELLSVPQKKKISDDEIRSDLVEVKAFLEDLAVRLK is encoded by the coding sequence ATGAAACATATTGGGATCAAGAAACTGTATTATTCGATCAGCGAAGTCAGCACCATCACTGGCCTCGAACAATATGTCCTCCGCTACTGGGAGTCCGAATTTCCGCAGTTGAAACCCGCCAAGAACCGTGCCGGCAACAGGATCTACACGAACAAAGACATCAAGTTGATCCTGTACATCAAGAAACTGCTTCGCGACGAGCGCTACACGATCGAAGGTGCGAAGAAAGTGCTGGAGGAGTACGTGCCGGAGTCGGAGTCCGTGGAACAGCTCGAGCTGTTGTCGGTGCCGCAAAAGAAGAAGATATCGGACGACGAAATCCGGTCTGATCTTGTTGAAGTGAAGGCGTTCCTCGAAGACCTGGCAGTGCGGTTGAAGTAA